A stretch of DNA from Methylobacterium sp. CB376:
CGAGGTCCGTCCCGGTCGCGTCGTGCGGGTGGAACAGGACCAGGATCGCGGCCGCCGCCGCCGCCGCCGCGAGCCCCGCCAGGGCAGCAGTGAGGACCGGCCGCAGCGGGCAGGCCCGGCGCAGCATCGCCGCGAGGAGGAGGGAGAGCGGCAGCGAGACCGCGACCAGGAAGACCGCGCAGCCGCGCATCTCCCCGGCATCCGGCAGGTCCGTCCCGGGGGCGATCCAGGCCCGCAGGCAGCCGAGGCCGCTCGCCGCGAGCCAGAGCGCGGCGGGCGGCAGGGGCAGCAGCGCCCAGCGCGGCGAGCGGCCGGGCACGCTGGTGCAGAAGGCGGCGAACGCCGCGGCCGCGGCGGTGAGCACGGCGCCGAGGGCGGCGAGGGCGAGGTCCGGCACGCCCATGCGCAGCCGCAGGGCCTGCACGTCGACGAAGGGCAGCGTCAGCAGGGCGAGGCCGAGCGCGGCGGCGCACCAGGCGAGACCCCGGCGGAGCGGGCTGGGCAGCGGGCGGACGGGCCTGAGGTCGCGGGCGAGCGCCTCGACCAGGATCTCGTGGGCAGGGGCGTCAGACATGGCCGTCCTCCCTGTCGGGCGCGAGCGCGGCGCGCAAGGATTTCAGCGCCCGGTGCAGGTTCACCTTGAGCGCCCCCTTGCTGCGGCCGGTCGCGGCCGCGGCCTCGGCGAGGGAGCGCTCGCGCAGGGAGAGCTGCTCGACGGCCTGTCGCTGGCCCTCCGGCAGCGCCGCGACCGCGCGGGCGAGGCGCGCCTCGCGCTGGCGGCGCTCGATGGCCTCGCCGGGGAGCGGTCCCCCGTCGCTCTCGGCCTCGTAGGCGAGCGGGTCGTGCACCTCCTGCGGGCGGCGGCCCGTCCGACGCACGAGGTCGATGGCGCGGCGCTGGGCGATGGCGCGCAGCCAGGGCAGGAAGGGCCGGGCCGGATCGTAGGTGGCGCGGGCCCGGTGCACCGTGAGGAGCGCGTCCTGGACCACGTCGTCCACCGCGTCCCCGCGCACGCCCTGGCCCCGCGCGGCCGCGGCGATGACCGGCACGCAGTCGCGCAGGAGCACCCGGTAGGCGGCGGCGTCGCCCCCCTGCGCCGCCGCCATCGCGGCCGAGAGCCTGGTCTCGAGGTCCATGGCCGCGCCTCACCCGATCCCGGACCGGCCAGGGGCGGGCGGCATCGGCTCGCCGGGGCGAGGATCGACGAGCAGCGCCCGCCCCAGGCCCGACCCCGCCCCGACCATGGCGGCGATGGCGGCCACCTGCGCGGCGACGTCGCGCCCGGACGGCCGGTAGGGATGGAACAGGGCGACCAGGGTCGCGGCGGTGGCCGCCGCCGCGAGGCCGATCAGGGCGCCCGTGAGGCGCGGGCGCAAGGGGTGGCCGCGCCGCACGACCTCGCCGAGGAGCAGCGCGACCGGGACCGCGACGCCGACGATGAACAGGAGGCTCGCGGCCGTCTCGGCCGGGGTCGCCGGGTGGTGCTCCATCTCGCGGCCGCTCAGGGACGCGGCGAGCCCCGCCCCGAGCCAGATCGCGGCCGGCGCCAGCGCCAGCGCGGTCCAGCCCCGGCCGCGGTCCGGCAACCCGGTCAGCACCGCCGCCGCGGCCGCCCCCGCGGCGGTCGCGGCCGAGCAGGCGAGCATCACGCCGATCTCCGGCATGGCGGCGACCCGCGCGGCGAGGTCGCCGAGGTCGGAGACCGCCGCGAGGCCCGCCGCCATGGCGAGCACGACCGCGCCCCAGGCCGCGATGCGCCGCCCGGGCGGGGCGAGGCGGCGCATCGGCTCGAGGCGCCGCGCCAAGCCCTCGATCGTGGCGCGGTGGCGCCGGTCCTGTGCCATCGCCGAACTCTCCCTTTTGGCGGGCGGGACGGCCCGCGCGAGCGGGGCGCCCCGCCGCGTCATGAGATGGGCGCGAGCCGCGCGGCGGCGAGGATCCGCCCGTCCGGCGCCTGCAGGAGGATGGCCGCGTCCTCGCCCGCGGGCGCCGGATGGACCAAGCGCAGCGGGGCGCCGCGCCAGGACCCGAGATCCCGGATCGCCCGGACGACGTTCGACTCGGTCAGGGTGCGGCCGGCATTCTCGCCGCGCCGGACCGGGGTCCTGTGCGCGCGATCGAAGCCGACGAGGATGAGCCGGCCCTCGCCCGGCCCCGCCCCGACCGCGACGGCGATCCCGTCCGGGCCGCGCCTCAGGGTCAGGGCCGGGCCGGCCTGCCGGTCGGCCCCTTCTGGGTCTGCCTCTGCCGGGGCGGCCCCTGCCGGGGCGGCCTTTTCCCGCGCGGCTCGCGCCCGGGCGATCGCGCGCCCGGCGGCCTCCCTGTCCGATCCGACGACGCTCTCCCGCCCGTCGATCACGAGTTGCGGGGTGAAGGAGACGCCGTCGAACCGCGCCGCGTCGCCGGCCTGCCGCGCGGTCGCCTCCGGCAGCGAGAGCGGATCGTGCCAGCCGAGGCCGTTCCAGGAGGTGACGTGGAAAGTGAGCGGGAGCAGGTCGGGACGCTCGCGGGCGAGGTCGGTCACGAAGGCGTCGGCCGGCGGGCAGGAGGAGCAGCCCTGCGAGGTGAAGAGTTCGAGCACGACCGGCCGCTCGGCGGCGCGGGCGGGCACGACGGCGAGGAGAGCCAGGAGGGCGAGGAATGGACGCATCGGGGCGGGCCTGCGCTTGGGTGACGCGCCGGATTCGCCCGCGCGCCCGTCCCGGTTACGGCCCCGCGCCCGGGACCGGGGCGCGCCGCGGGGGCGACGGCGAGGAGAATCCGTCCGCGGGTCTCGCGGGACGATGGGCAGCCCGGCGACGGGCAGGTCTTCAGCGTCCCCGTTGAGCATGTCCCAACCCCTCGACCAGTCCGCTGCGCCGGCTCCGCAAGCTTCGCTGTGGCGGGGTCGCAACACCGCGAAAGCATCCCAGGATTGCCCTCAACCGCCCCCCCTGCCGCCCCGATCCCGCCATAAACCGACGGCACCTCAACGGCCACGTTAAACGGCTGTCCCCACAACGATTTACTGCGGCGAACCGGGTGCCCCGGGGGATCGCAGGCGACGCTGGCGGAGTTACCGTCAGGGGTGTCGTTCAGCGCCGTCATGCGGCCTCCAAAAGGACGCATGGCGGGAGGATCAGGGCTCGGGGCAAACCGACCGATCCGGCAATCAGTGAGTACGGGACAGGCCATGGACGCGCGTCACACCATCGACAAGTCGAGGCTCCCCAGCCGCCACGTCACCGAGGGACCGGCGCGGGCGCCGCACCGCTCCTACCTCTACGCGATGGGGCTCACGCGCGAGCAGATCCACCAGCCTCTGGTCGGCGTCGCCTCGTGCTGGAACGAGGCCGCGCCCTGCAACATCGCCCTGATGCGCCAAGCGCAGGCGGTGAAGAAGGGCGTGGCCGCCGCCGCCGGCACGCCGCGCGAATTCTGCACCATCACGGTGACGGACGGCATCGCCATGGGCCACCGGGGCATGCGCGCCTCCCTGCCCTCCCGCGAGGTCATCGCGGATTCGGTCGAGCTGACCATGCGCGGCCACGCCTACGACGCCCTCGTGGGCCTCGCCGGCTGCGACAAGTCCCTGCCCGGCATGATGATGGCGATGGTGCGCCTCAACGTGCCGTCGATCTTCATCTATGGCGGCTCGATCCTGCCCGGCACCTTCCGGGGCCGGCCCGTCACCGTCCAGGACCTGTTCGAGGCGGTGGGCAAGCACTCGGTCGGCGCGATGAGCGACGAGGATCTCGACGAGCTGGAGCAGGTCGCCTGCCCCTCGGCCGGGGCCTGCGGGGCGCAGTTCACCGCCAACACCATGGCGACCGTCTCCGAGGCGATCGGCCTCGCGCTGCCCTACTCGGCCGGCGCGCCGGCGCCCTACGAGATCCGCGACAAGTTCTGCGCCGCGGCCGGCGAGATGGTGATGGACCTGCTCGCCAGGAACATCCGCCCGCGCGACATCGTCACCCGCCGGGCGCTGGAGAACGCCGCCACCGTGGTGGCGGCCTCCGGCGGCTCGACCAACGCGGCGCTGCACCTGCCGGCGATCGCGCACGAGGCGGGCATCTCCTTCGACCTGTTCGACGTCGCCGAGATCTTCAAGCGCACCCCCTACGTCGCGGACCTGAAGCCGGGCGGGCGCTACGTCGCCAAGGACCTGTTCGAGGTCGGCGGCATCCCGCTGCTGATGAAGACCCTCCTCGACCACGGCTTCCTGCACGGCGACTGCATGACCGTGACGGGCCGCACCATCGCCGAGAACCTCGCCAAGGTCGCCTGGAACGACCAGCAGGACGTGGTGCGCCCGGCCAACACCCCGATCACCCCGACCGGCGGCGTGGTCGGCCTGAAGGGCAACCTCGCCCCCGAGGGCGCGATCGTGAAGGTGGCCGGCATGGCGCCGGACCGCCAGGTCTTCGCCGGTCCCGCCAGGGTCTTCGACACCGAGGAGGCCTGCTTCGAGGCGGTGCAGAACCGCCAGTACAAGGAGGGCGACGTTCTCGTCATCCGCTACGAGGGTCCGAAGGGCGGCCCCGGCATGCGCGAGATGCTGGCGACCACGGCCGCCCTCTACGGCCAGGGCATGGGCGACAAGGTCGCGCTCATCACCGACGGTCGCTTCTCCGGCGCGACCCGCGGCTTCTGCGTCGGCCATGTCGGCCCGGAGGCGGCGGTGGGCGGCCCGATCGGGCTGCTCAAGGACGGCGACATCATCCGCCTCGACGCGATCCAGGGCACGCTCACGGTCGACCTCTCGGACGAGGAACTGGCCGAGCGGCGCAAGGCCTGGGCCCCGCGCGGCAACGAGGCGACCTCCGGCTATCTCTGGAAATACGCGCAGACCGTCGGCCCGGCGGTGAACGGCGCGGTGACGCATCCGGGCGGTGCCCAGGAGACGCTCGCCTATGCGGATGTGTGAGGGCGGCGCTCGGTCCGGATCGGGACCCGGCCGCCGGACCCTGGGCGCCGTGCTGATCGCAGCCGCGCTGATCGGGGCCAGCGTCGGGGCCGGAGATTCCGCGGCGGCGCTCGACGCCGCCGCGCGCACCCCCGTGCCGGCGGGCGGCTACCGCAACGTGCGCGAGGCCGTGCGCTCGGGCGTGCGCGACTACAATGCCGGCGACAAGGAGGGCGCGGCGCGCGCCCTCGAATACGCGGCGGGCCAGGGCCACGCCCTCGCCCTGTGGAAGCTCGGCCGCATGTACGCGGAGGGCGACGGCGTCCCCCACGACGATCTCAAGGCCTTCGAGTTCTTCTCGAAGATCGCCGACGAGAACGCCGATGACGGGCCCGATTCCGCCAACGCCACCGTGGTGGCGAGCGCCTTCACGGCGCTCGGCCGCTACTTCCTGGACGGGATCAAGGGCTCCTACGTCCAGCCGAACGTCGAGCGCGCCTACGAGATGTTCAACTACGCGGCCTCGTATTACGGGGACCCGAACGCGCAGTACAATCTCGCCCGGCTCTACCTCGACGGAACGGGCGTGGCGCAGGACACGCGGCAGGCGGCGCGCTGGTTCAACCTCGCGGCCGAGAAGGGCCACCCGGCCGCGCAAGCCCTCCTCGGCCAGATGCTGATGAACGGCCAGGGCGTGCCGGTGCAGCGGGCGCGCGGGCTCGCCTGGCTGACGCTCGCCCGCGACGCCGTCGAGGGCCCCAAGGATCAGTGGATCGTGACCCTGCAGGAGCAGGCGCTCGCCTCGGCGAGCGAGCGCGACCGGGCCGAGGCGCAGGCGCAGGTGGACGGGTTCTACCGCCGCAGCGCGCGGGCGCGCTGAGGCGGCCGCCCGGCTCCGCATCTCCCGCCCGGTCGCGCCGCACGAGAGAAGCGCCCGATCACGGTGCAACCGGACGCTGCTCTCGGTCCGTGATCGTGCCGCATCGTCCTCGACGAACCGGCATCCGCGTCGTCGGAAAATGCTCTAGCCCTTGCGCGCCGCGACCGCGGCCGTGAACGCGCGCCGCTCCAGGATCCCGGCGAGCCAGCCGGCGAGGCGGGGGAAGCGCTCCGCATCCACCTCCTCACCGGCGAGGCGCAGGTTCACGAAGCCGGTGGCGACCGCGATGTCGGCGAGGCTGAACGCGTCGCCGACGAGGAAGGGCCCGGAGATCTGCGTCTCCAGGTAGCCGAACAGCCGCGGCTGCTCCTCGTCGATCGCCCGGCGGGCAACCGCCTCGTCGCCCGGCAGCTTCAGCACCTTGGGCCGCAGCACGCGGTGCACGAAGGGGCGCAGCAGCGGCCCCATCAGCTCCGTGTCGGCGAACTTGTCGAACCAGACCGCCCGGCCGCGCGCCCGCGGCTCCGCCGGGAGCAGCGCCGGCCCCGGATAGGCCGCGTCGAGGTAGTGCAGGATCGCGGAGGAATCGGCGATGCGGAAATCCCCGTCGCACAGGGCCGGGATCTTGCCGAGCGGGCTCGACGCCCGGAACTCCGTGTCAGGATCGTGGAAGCGGAGCGGGACGTGCTCGAAATCGAGCCCCTTCTCGAACAGCCCGACCAGCACCTTGCGCACGAAGGGCGACACGCTGCTGCCGTAGAGCTTCACGGCCTTCCTCCCTCTGGGGAGCCGGGAGACTATCAGGTGACCCGGCCCGAAGGCGAGCGACGAGGCCGATGGCGCGCCGTCGCGGCCGCGACCGGCCTCACTCCTCCGCGCAGGACGCGTCGACGCGCCAGGCCCGCTCGGGCGGGCCGGACCACGCGACGGGCGATGGGCCTTGAGCGAGGTCGAAGCAGGGGCGCCCCGCGAGCGCGTTGACGATCACCGCGCTGCGCCACGCCATCAGGCTCAGCTGCGGCTCGGCGATCCCGTGGCTCGTCAGCCCGGCATTGAGCGCGAAGATCCGGCAATGGTCGGGCCCGTCCCAGCGGATCGCGAAATCCGCGGAGGGCTGCGGGCGCCCGTCCGCGTCGAGGGCGAGCCGGTGCCGGATCGGGGCGAGGCAGTCGGGCAGGGCGTAGCGGTAGCCGGTCGCGAGGATGACCACCTCCGTGCGAAGCACCTCGATCCCCCCGTCGAAGCCGTTGCGCATCACGAGCCGCGGGACGCCCCCGGTCGCGTCCGCGTCGCGCACGTCGCGGTGCGGCAGGAGGCCGACCGCGGGCCCCTCCGGCTCCAGGTGCCGCAGGGCGTAGAGCCGGCGGTAGAGCGCCCGCAGGGTCTCGGCCGAGATGCCGTCCCCGGCGAGCTTCTGGCGGGCCACGATGGCCCGCCGCCGCGGCTCCGGCAGGTCGCGGAAGCGCTCCACGTAGTGCGGGGTGAACACTTCGTTGGTGAAGGGGGTCGCGTCGAGGGGGAGGAAGTTCGGGCGCCGGCTGATCCAGTCCACCCGCGCGGGCGCGTCGCGGCCCCGCCCGAGAAGGTCGAGGACGATCTCCGCCCCGCTCTGGCCGCCGCCCACCACCGCGACGCGCCGGCCGGCCGTGCGGTCGAGGGCGAAGGCGGCCTTCGAGGCGTGGAACCATTGCGGCTCCGGCAGCTTCGCGGCGAAGTCCGGAACCGCCGGACGCAGGCCGACGCCGAGCGCGAGGTTGCGCGCGCGCACGGGCCCGCCGGCCCGCGGACCGTCGCAGGCGAGCACGAAGCTGTCCTCCGCGAAGGTCACCTCGCGCACCGCCGTGCCGATGCGCAGGGACGGCAGCCGCGCCGCCACCCAGGCGAGGTAGCGGGCGAATTCCCGGCGCGGAACCTCGGCGAAATCGGCGTTCAGGAACTCGTAGAAGCGCTTCTGCGCCACGAGGTAGGCCATGAAGCTCCACGGGCTCGTCGGGTTCGTCGCCGTGACGAGGTCCTTCAGGAAGGAGGTCTGCAGGCTCACCCCCGGCAGCATCATGCCGGGGTGCCAGTCGAAGGCCGGCTCGCGCTCGAAGAAGCGCGCGTCGAGGTCGCCGACCGCGTCGGCCTGGGCCGCGAGACTGAGGTTGAAGGGACCGATGCCGATGCCGGCGAGATCCAGCGGAGATCCGGTCACTGTGCGCGCGCTCCTGCGGCTGCGGCCTGCTCGGCCCGGTGGAGGGGGTTGAGGAGGGGGCTGCCCGTCCGCGGGACGGGACGCTGGCTCGACGCGCCGTAGCCGAGGGCGAGGCGCACGCGGTTGATGCACACGCGCGGCACCGTCGGCGCGAAGAGGTCGAAGAGGGCGAAGCGTCCGGCGAGGTCGGGATGGGCCGCCTGGTAGCGGCGCAGCACCCGGGCGAGCGCCGCGTAGAACCGGATCTCCGGGAGGCCGTCGTGCTGGGCGAGCGCGTCCGAGACGAAGCGCAGCACGCTCGCGAAGTGCCCCGTCTGGAGGTGCTGCAGGAGGTGCGCGGCGGGCCGGCGCAGCAGCGTCTCGCGCACGCCCTCGGGCAGGTCCCCCGCCTCCGGGAAATCCTGGTCGACGAGGTCGCAATCGCCCTGGAAATCCTTGAGCGCGACCCCGCAGGGCACCGCGTCCCGCAGCACCAGGGTCACGTTCTGGCCGTGCGCGACGAAGCCGACGCCGTAGCGGCACAGGAAGTGGTAGAGCGGCACCGCGACGCGCGCGAACAGGTGCTCCAGCCACGCCTCCGCCCCGAGGCCGGACCTGGCGACGAGCGCGCTCACGAGCGGCCGGCCGTCCGCGCCCCGCTTGGTCAGCGCGCCCATCATCAGCGCCTGCTCGCCCGCGCCGAGCCGCGCCGCGACGGCGTCGCGCCAGATCGCGCCGAGCATCTCCCGGTGCTGATAGGGCGCGTCCGCCACCCGCTCGTGGACGGGGTGCGGGTAGAAGGCGCCGGCGCGCTCGCGCAGGACGATCGTGCCGGCGAGCGCCGGGTCGCGCGCCGCCCGCTCGGCGAGCCAGCCCGAGAGGGCCGGGCCGATCGCCATGTACTTGCCGGGCACGCCGCGCCACGCCGAGGTGTTGAGCACCGTCAGCGCGAGCTTCACGTCGAGGCGCGCGGCCGGGTCGCTGCCGGCCAGGGTGCGCAGCGATTGCTGCGGCAGGAAGGGGCTGCCGAAGACCCCCAGGGGAACGAGGCGCCCCGCCGCGATCTCGCCCGCGAACTGGAACGCGATCACCCGGTCCCACTGCCAGGGATGGATCGGCAGGAGCAGGAACCGGTCGAGCCCGAGCCCTCGCGTCCGGCAGGCCTGCGCGAGGCGCGCCCGCTCGGCGGGGTCGAGGGCGTCGGCGACGAGCGCCGCCTCGTCGAGGCCCGGCTCCAGCGTCAGGCGGCAGGCCGCGCGGTCGGCGGCGGCCCAGACGAGCCGCACGCCCGCCCGGAACTCCGGCGCGTAGGCCTCGAAATCCGCCAAGCCCCAGCCGATCCGGCCCTTGCTCGCCGGGGCCTTCGGGTGCCCGTCGAGGACTTGCTGCACCATCCGCTCGGGCAGGGCGAGGAGGTCGGCCCCCTCGCCCGCGGCGGCGATCCGCGCGTCGGCCGCGAGCGTGCTGTACAGTTCCTGCACGTAGGTGCAGAGGGTGTCGGGCGCGATGCCGAGCGGCTCGCGCGCGTCGACCAAGAATCCCGGCGCGTCCCCGGCCGGGACCGGCCGCCCGCCCTCCTCGCGCAGGAGGCTCTCCGGGTCGATCGCGAGGTTGCCCCAGATCCGGCGCGCGGCGGTGAAGCGGTAGGCGACGCCGCCCGGCAGGCGCAGCGCCCAGCGCGTGCCCGCCGCGTCGGTCGGCTCCGGCGCGAGCGCCTCCTCGAAGGCGAGTTCGCTGATCGCCTTGGCGATCACCGCGCGGTTGAGGCGCAGCCACAGCGCGGCGCCGACCGGCGCGCCGCCCGGCAGCGGGCCGAGGCCGGGCCCGCGCTGCCCCTCCGGCGGGCGCGGCACGCCCGCGCTCACAGCGGCACCTCGCGGAAGAACCGCTCGCGCTCGCAGCAGACCAGCGCCGCGCGCTTGTGCGGGAAGTCGAACTCCTTCAGCACCGCGTAGGCCGTGGTGGCGCAGTAGCTCAGCATCTTGCGGTGGGTGGCCCGGGGCTCGCCCATGATCCGGCGCGTGCGCGGCTCGTCGAGGAACAGGCAGTGGGTGACGGCGGTGAACCACGCCTGCGTGCGCGGCCGGCCGAGGTGGCGGGGATCGCCCACGAGGCCGTGCCAGCCGCGGTCGAAATCCTCCGCGTCGTAGTGGGGCCCGAGGCGATCCTCCTTCGCCCAGTAGACCTCGAAATAGGCGACCGGCTCGTCGTCGAACGCCCCGATCACGCCGTAGAGGTGCGGGTCGGCCTCCTGCTCGGCGAGGTAGCGATCGAGCGCGGCCTCGCTCCCGGCGAGGTCCCAGTAATGGGCGACCCGCTCCTGGTTCATCCAGCCGTGGAAGAGGGCGAGGTCGCGACGGCGGTCGATCGCCCGCAGCGACAGCGTCGTCCCGAGGCGCGGCAGCCAGCGCCGGTAGAAGGTGCCGGTCGGCCGCGGGGGCCGCAGCGGGCGCCCCTGCGCCGATCCGGGGGCCGCGCGCAGGAGCGGGTAGGCCGTCGCGGCGGGCCGGCCCCAGAGGAGCGGCAGCTGGTGGAAGGCCGCGCGGTCGACGAGCGCCTCGCCCTCGCGGCGGTCGGTCGCGAGCCCGAGCAGCGCGGGGCCGTCGGCGACGCGCAGGCGCACCGCCCCGGGGCAGCGCTGGAAGGCCGCCTCGGCGAGCACCGCCACGAGGTCCGCGTCGTCCGGGTGGGTCCCGAGCGGGGCGTCGAGGACGAGGCGGGCCGTGTCGCTCCCGTCCGTGCGCAGCTCCGCCCCGCCGAGGGGCGCGCCCTCCCGCCGCACCGTGAGCCGCGCGGCATTCGCGTCGCTCGGCTCGCACAGGACCGCGATCATCCCCTCCCGCCGGGCCGGCCAGTGCCGGCTCGTCGCGGCCGCGACGTCGAGGGCGAGCCCGGCCCCGGCCGCGATCCTTCCCTGCGCGGTCACGTCAGCGCCCCGCGATCGGGTTGGGGAGCGGCACGTACTCCGCGAGCGGGTCGGTGACCTCGGTGTTCTCGTCGATGTCGCGCAAGCCGATCATGAAGTTTCCCTTGCTGTCCAGGGTCGGGCTGGTGAGGAGGTGGTCGAGGCAGGTGCGGTCGCGCAGCGGCCCCGCGGCGAGCTCCGCGAGGACGTCCCGCAGGAGGCCGATCAGGTCGGACTCGGCGGCGAGCCCCGCGAGCGCGAGGGCGCCGACGACCGAGAACAGGCTGTTGACGACGAGGTAATAGCCCATGATGCGGGCCGCCTCCGGCGCACCGAACAGGTGGCCGGCCTCGAAGGCGAGCCCCGGGGCGGCCGCGCGCAGGGCCGGCAGGGCCTCGCGCACGTAGCCCGTGCCCTGGCAGTCGCGGAACCAGGCCCGGTCGGGCCAGCCCCCGCTCAGGCCGAGCACGAGGTTCTGCTGGTGCGCGCCGAAGAGCAGGCCCTCGTCCGCCTGCAGGACCAGGAGCGGGGCGACCGCGACCTCGAGGAAGCGCCGGAACCAGCGCGGTGCCACGCTCTCCGGGGCGGTCCCCTCGCGGGCCGCGACGCGGCGGATCGTGAGGGAGAGCCCGCTCTCGCGCCCGTCCGGCCCGACCTCGCACAGGGCCGCCAGGACCGCGGCCGGTCCCGCCCCCTCGCGGAAGGGGTTGTCGCGCAGGACCACCATGGTCTGCGGCAGCGCCGTCCCGTCCTCGCGCCGCAGCAGGAGGTAGGCCGGCTCGCCGAGGACCCGGAACCGGGGAAAGCGCGCGGCGACGCGCTCGCCCACCGGGCCGGCGAGCAGCCGGTCCACCACGAGGCCGCGCTCCCCCTCGGCCGGCCGGATCACCCGGGCCGAGTTGGTGAGGCGCAGGGACAGCGAGACCTTCAGCATGAAGGCCGCGCCCGGGGCGTAGAGGCTGCGCAGGGACGAGGTCGCGAACCAGGAAGCGCCGGCCTCGCCGTGGTCGACGACGAGCCCGGCCCGCATCAGCGCCCCGACCTCCGGATCGAGGGCGAGGCGCGCCGCCTGCCAGGGATGCATCGGCAGCAGCACCCGCCCCTCCGCCTCCTCCAGGATCCGGGTCGGAAAGACGGGATCCTCCTCGGCGAGATCCCGGACCAGCGCGGCGGCTTTCCGGGCGCGGGAGGCGCCCTGCGCCACGCACCAGGGCGCGGCCGACCACCAGCGCAGGGAGAAGCCCCGGCCGTATTCGGGCGCGTAGCGGCGCGCATCCGCGCGGGTGAACTCGTCCCGGCTGCGCGGCGTCGGGTGGACCGAGTGGCCGAAGCGCAGCGCCTGCTCGCCCTCCAGGAAGGCGGGGTCGCGCTCCCGGAAGGCGCCCCCGGGGGCGGCCGGGTCCGCCAGGAGGTCGGCCGTCTCCTCGAGGCTGTGGAGCACCCGCCGCAGGAAGGTCACCGCCCTGGTGCGATGCGCCCCTCCGACGATCGCCGGCTCGCCCGTCACCATGGCGGCGAATTCGGGCAGGCCCAGCGCGCGCGGCGGCAGGCCCGGTCGGTGCTCGCGGAGCGGCAGCCGGAAGGCGTGCTGCCCGACCCGCGACAGGTGCGCCACCTCCACCTCGACATGCGTCCCGCGCGCCGGCAGCGGGACGCGCACCACGACCGGCGCGCCCTCGCCATCGCCGTGCAGCGACCAGCCGGACCATTCCCGCATCAGGCTGTTCAGGAAGCACCGCGTCGCGACCCGGCACGCCTCGCCGCCGGACCGCGGTCCGAGTTCATCCATCGGAAAGCACCCCGTATCGCTGCGCAATGCCGCCCATCTAGCTGAAACTAGCCGCGTGTCGAGCAAAAAAATACTTTGTGATTGTTCTAGATAGAATTATTACGACTTGATGTTTACGTTGCGTCTGATTATGGGATGCGCGGCGCGAGCGGGCGGAGGCGTGCGATGGAGGATCCGACGGAGCGCGGCGCGGCGTGGCGGCTGGCCCTGGCGGTCTCCGGCGTCGGCTTCGGGCAATCGGCGCTGCTCGCCCTGGTACCGGTGGCGAGCGAGCGGACCGGGCTCGGCGGCGCGGCCATGGGGGCGCTGGCCTTCCTGGGCGCGCTCACCTTCCTGGTCGCGGCCCCGCTGTGGGGCGGCCTCGGGGCCGGGTGGCGCCTGCGCCGGCTCTGCGCGCTCCTCGGCGGCCTGATGGTGCTCGGCCACGGCCTCTTCGCCGCCGCCCTCCTGACGAAGGGCGCGGCGGCGCTCGGCCTCCTCGCCCTGTCGCGGCTCGTCCACGCGGCGGGGGCCGCCGGCGTGGTGCCGCACGCCCAGGCCGCGCTCGTGCGGCGCACGCCCGAGGCGGCGCGGCCCGCCATGCTCGGCCGGCTCGGGGCCGGGTTCTCGCTCGGGCGGATCGCCGGGTCGCTGGCGATGCTCGCGGGCGCGGCGTCCCCCGCCGCGCCCGTCCTGCTGCTGCTGGCGAGCCCGCTCGTGCTCCTCGCCGCCCCCGACTGGGCGGCGCCGGCCCGGGCGCCGGACGCGGCCGGGCGGGTGCGGCCCGGCCGGGGCGTGGCGCCGCTCCTCGCCGTCGCCTTCGCGGTCAGCTTCGCGCTCGGACAGGTCCAGATCGCGCTCGGCCTGCTCGTGCAGCAGCGCTTCGGCCTCTCCGCCGGGGCGGCCGCGGCGCTGGCGGGCTCGACCCTGGCCGCCGTCGCCCTCGCGGCGGTC
This window harbors:
- a CDS encoding MFS transporter; protein product: MEDPTERGAAWRLALAVSGVGFGQSALLALVPVASERTGLGGAAMGALAFLGALTFLVAAPLWGGLGAGWRLRRLCALLGGLMVLGHGLFAAALLTKGAAALGLLALSRLVHAAGAAGVVPHAQAALVRRTPEAARPAMLGRLGAGFSLGRIAGSLAMLAGAASPAAPVLLLLASPLVLLAAPDWAAPARAPDAAGRVRPGRGVAPLLAVAFAVSFALGQVQIALGLLVQQRFGLSAGAAAALAGSTLAAVALAAVATQLVLLPRLGPGLGRNLRRGLAALAGGAAVMAASPWPGLLVVGGALAGAGTALATPHYAAWIAARTAGAAQARAAGWLASAHVAGQGAGALAGGAALALAPAAPFWSCAAVALAALALCLGLSEEPTGAGTDAPAGPRPPEERAPAHPAASRPARRSRPTVAAVAAPESRAARPNSAP